In Gossypium hirsutum isolate 1008001.06 chromosome A10, Gossypium_hirsutum_v2.1, whole genome shotgun sequence, the DNA window CACCATTTTGGCCGCAGTCTTTGACAGAAGCATCCCGTCTGGTTGAAGTTTAACTAAACGGACATCTATGAGCAGCAGCTTAAAAGGTTACAAATATGGATTTGGGATTTTAATAACAAGTGAGAGGTCAATTTCAAGGCTGATCTAAGGTGTAGGCCAAAGCAGCATTTTGGTCCTCCTTGGACTTGTCAATGTCAACAAGACGCAGCAGCAGCCACCAAATTTCATTGCGAATTTTGTTCGTCATTTCTTTTGTGACCAGTTGTAATTTTCTTCTTTTACATTTATTTGATGGGACAGAGCCAATTGCTCTACTGCCTCACACTTGTAACATTGATGCTTTTTTGACTATTAATTTGACAAATAAAATATTGTTGGATACTTTTCCAATACTAGTTTAttttaaagtgtaattttttatGTGAGTCCATTGATTCCATTGATTTACCataaatttgagagaaaattatgtattgatatttatatgtttttattaccAATATAATTGGTATAACAATAAACTAACAATAACAAAAAAGATATTTATGGGTCTCAAATCTCTACTTTTGTAACCCTTTGAATTTAATCCTCGCTAACGGAGACAGGGTTAGCTTTTAAGTATAATTCATTTGCATAATTTACATAATCCCTAATCAATACCTGAAAACTTTGGATGCCAACCCTAATAAAGGATCCAAAGCACTTGGAGCAAACTTCCTTGCAAAAAGATAGCAAACAGTTGATGGCTGGCCATTATATAGACAGATTAGaccttcaaaaattttcttaaaaaaacctTCTGTTATGTCAGCTTTCCCGAATGTGGCCGGATGAGCTCCACCCCTTGACCAGTCGGTCCAAGTAAGAGTCCGGTTCGCCAATAGATGAGGCGATTGGATGGTCAGCATTGTTGGGAAATAGTGCTCGTCGACATAACAAGCTGGACGGCAGAATTTTTTGAACTTGGGATAATAAGTGGTGTCCACAACTATATCGATTGCAAGCTTTCTGTTAACTTCAAACCATTGAGACCCCTTACGCCATTGGCTCAGTGTGACTTCTGGTTCCATGTGTGGGTTGTAGCGCCCTCTCCCGTAAGGTCCAGGTTCATCGAATGAACCCATAAAACTGTACCTTGATCTCGATATGTAATGATAGATTATGCTGAAGTTGTGCAGAGGAATGCAGGATTCGGATAAGAGAATAAACCATTCATTGGAGATGTCGAGCAATGCATTGGCAAGGAGTCTTCTCTCTGCCTCACACATACTCATCCTTCCCCACTCCACCATCTGCAAAGATTTGTACAGAACAACGTATAACTTCCTTCATTgaaatatgttttcatttttcatatgCTAGTGTTTGAAAATGCTACGCAATGCTGATCAAGGTTTTGTACAAACAAGTTTCACaaaataaaaagtacaaaaaGATTTACAACTCCAAGCACAAAAAAGGGTAAACATGCAAGAATGTAGGCAACAAGTGATGGACTGATAGTACAAAGCTTAAAATACAATCATTTTAAAAGGAAGGCACAACCAGTTGTGTTAATCAGTATGTTACTTGAACTTGAGTATAAGTGTGAGACACGAGTATGTATTTAGCACGGATATGCgtaaattttttctaagtttcatGCATTGACATCCTAGGTGGATTGCAATGGCCAAGACTACCTCCAAGAGGCAAAGATTGCTTTCACCAATCACTCAGAAATCGAGACACAAGTTTTTTAGACCTTACAAGATGTATTCATCCAAAATATTGCTAGTGCATATTTATAACTAATCCTGATTCTCAAACACATATCTAATTACTATGATTagaaaggaaacaaaaaaaaaatcaagaaacagAAAGTAGAGTAGGGCTATGTTATTCATACTTGGGTGGAACTGTCAGATATAGATAGCATTCACTACCAATATGTTCAAAAATTTCAA includes these proteins:
- the LOC121203544 gene encoding glycosyltransferase BC10 gives rise to the protein MMQPRVVAMEEGKEPISANKTNLFRALPSRLLVFCLLFLGVGVGLSIISMYSVRFSMVQQLATKATSAVQPLFQDDGTTIDNFIRPPSNLMHNMNDTELLWRASFVPQIKDYPFKRVPKIAFMFLTKGPLPLAPLWDRFFKGHEELYSIYVHALPSYTAGYPPSSPFYGRQIPSQMVEWGRMSMCEAERRLLANALLDISNEWFILLSESCIPLHNFSIIYHYISRSRYSFMGSFDEPGPYGRGRYNPHMEPEVTLSQWRKGSQWFEVNRKLAIDIVVDTTYYPKFKKFCRPACYVDEHYFPTMLTIQSPHLLANRTLTWTDWSRGGAHPATFGKADITEGFFKKIFEGLICLYNGQPSTVCYLFARKFAPSALDPLLGLASKVFRY